One window from the genome of Chroogloeocystis siderophila 5.2 s.c.1 encodes:
- the crcB gene encoding fluoride efflux transporter CrcB: protein MSDRRQARKILSVAMVRVPLAISFGAIAGSLSRYYMTLNLTQWLGTTFPFGTFFVNLLGALVMGFFTTLSVNQTFISPDLRLIVTVGFLGSYTTFSTYELDTEKLLIDRHWNMTVVYGISSALLGVLCLELGSYLARRLS, encoded by the coding sequence GTGAGTGACCGACGACAAGCACGAAAAATTCTCTCCGTCGCGATGGTACGAGTACCTTTAGCGATCAGCTTTGGTGCAATCGCCGGTTCTTTGAGCCGTTATTACATGACATTGAATTTAACTCAATGGTTGGGAACAACTTTTCCCTTTGGTACGTTTTTTGTTAACTTACTGGGTGCTTTGGTAATGGGCTTTTTCACAACTTTGTCTGTGAACCAAACTTTCATCTCACCTGATTTACGGCTCATCGTTACGGTAGGTTTTCTCGGATCGTACACTACGTTTTCGACTTATGAACTAGATACGGAAAAACTCTTGATAGATAGACATTGGAACATGACCGTGGTGTATGGGATCAGTAGTGCGCTTTTAGGAGTATTATGCTTGGAACTAGGTAGTTATTTGGCACGTAGGTTGTCTTAA
- the crcB gene encoding fluoride efflux transporter CrcB — protein MFTLLFLRSNVQNYASLSTAIAISLGAIPGALSRYYLMLYLAQRWGTHFPYGTLVINLSGALLMGFFTTLFIEQVITSSKLQLLITTGFLGSYTTFSTYALDTSILWHGGARVKAFFYWAGSVVLGGICLAMGMSLAHMVR, from the coding sequence ATGTTTACTCTACTATTTCTTAGGAGTAATGTTCAGAATTACGCTTCGCTCAGTACAGCGATTGCTATCAGTTTAGGAGCAATTCCTGGTGCCTTAAGCCGATATTATCTGATGCTTTACTTGGCGCAACGGTGGGGAACTCATTTCCCCTATGGCACATTGGTGATTAATTTGTCTGGTGCATTGCTGATGGGCTTTTTTACAACATTATTCATCGAGCAAGTCATCACTTCGTCAAAGCTACAACTGCTCATTACCACAGGGTTTCTTGGCTCATATACAACATTTTCTACCTATGCGCTTGATACCTCAATTTTGTGGCACGGCGGCGCTCGCGTCAAAGCATTTTTTTACTGGGCAGGGAGTGTAGTGCTTGGGGGAATTTGTCTGGCAATGGGAATGAGTTTAGCTCACATGGTGAGGTAG
- a CDS encoding ABC transporter ATP-binding protein has product MTSKASSSNRLATRRLTLAYDRATIIKNLDLAIPKGKMTALVGANGCGKSTLLRGLARLLKPKSGAVYLDAADVFKLSTKEVAKQLGILSQSPIAPEGLTVRDLVACGRYPYQSWLQQWSPEDERMVELALNITGMTQFAERELDTLSGGQRQRAWIAMALAQDTEILLLDEPTTFLDLAHQIEVLDLLQELNHTQGRTLVMVLHDLNQACRYTDYLVALKEGGIYAHGTPKEVMTEEVVREVFGLDSRIIVDPVAGTPMCIPLSRKVRGAIA; this is encoded by the coding sequence ATGACTTCAAAAGCTTCCTCATCAAATCGACTCGCAACCCGCCGCCTCACGCTTGCTTATGACAGAGCAACAATTATTAAAAACTTAGATTTGGCAATCCCTAAGGGAAAAATGACCGCTTTAGTGGGTGCGAATGGTTGTGGTAAATCGACACTCTTACGCGGTTTAGCAAGATTACTCAAACCAAAATCAGGGGCTGTATATCTCGATGCAGCGGATGTGTTTAAGTTATCTACCAAAGAGGTTGCTAAGCAATTAGGTATTCTTTCGCAATCGCCCATTGCGCCAGAAGGCTTAACTGTGAGAGATTTAGTAGCTTGCGGGCGGTATCCTTATCAAAGTTGGTTGCAGCAGTGGTCGCCAGAAGATGAGCGGATGGTAGAGTTGGCGCTAAATATAACAGGAATGACCCAATTTGCTGAACGCGAACTCGATACGTTGTCGGGTGGACAACGACAACGCGCCTGGATTGCGATGGCGCTAGCCCAGGATACGGAAATTTTGCTGTTAGACGAACCGACGACTTTTTTAGATTTGGCGCACCAAATCGAGGTCTTAGATTTGTTACAAGAGTTAAATCATACACAAGGTCGAACTTTGGTGATGGTGTTGCACGATCTCAATCAAGCTTGTCGCTATACAGATTATTTAGTGGCGCTGAAAGAGGGAGGAATTTACGCGCATGGAACTCCTAAAGAGGTGATGACGGAGGAAGTTGTACGTGAGGTGTTTGGATTAGATTCGCGGATTATTGTTGATCCGGTTGCGGGAACGCCGATGTGTATTCCGTTAAGTCGCAAAGTCAGAGGGGCGATCGCTTAG
- a CDS encoding dolichyl-phosphate-mannose--protein mannosyltransferase, which produces MSFAKKSLQQSPWFWLGMLAIFLVSLGLRFWQLSRFNTLVFDEVYYAIFANNYLTRTPFFDGHPPLSKYIIAIGMWIGSHLPIGQDTVNSFTGSLRSTWSYRWLNALTGSFIPLVIAGIAYQLSYNRTYALIAALFAAADGLFLVESRYALNNVYLVIFGLLGQLCFLLALQHKRQRAIWLALAGIAFGATISVKWNGLWFLLGAYAIWAAAWLNRLFPQHYSHHNEFIQTTPLVNLRQVNLWQVVFYLGIIPVAFYSIQWVPHLQLNPSPNFWEVQQKILTYHQNIGSGADVHPYCSSWFSWLFMIRPVAYFYYIAQSTTAPISIVGPPLPVNYARVIYDVHAIGNPVLWWLSTVGIVTLFWRLLRRLITWVTNTKKRLSYRASVTDTWIALYLVLNWLANLLPWVRVTRCTFIYHYMGASVFAGLAIAWLVTRWLQSYSLLLRGIAVTIIFLILAAFIFWMPIYLGLPLTPESYRLRMWLPTWI; this is translated from the coding sequence ATGTCATTTGCAAAAAAATCTCTCCAGCAATCGCCGTGGTTTTGGCTAGGAATGTTAGCAATATTTCTGGTTTCGCTTGGGCTACGGTTTTGGCAACTAAGTCGGTTTAACACCTTAGTCTTTGATGAAGTTTACTACGCTATTTTCGCCAACAACTATCTAACTCGCACTCCCTTTTTTGATGGACATCCACCTTTAAGCAAATACATTATTGCGATCGGAATGTGGATTGGCAGTCATCTTCCCATTGGACAAGATACGGTGAATAGCTTCACAGGTTCGTTGCGGTCTACGTGGAGTTATCGCTGGTTAAACGCGCTTACAGGTTCTTTCATCCCTCTTGTCATTGCTGGGATCGCTTACCAATTAAGCTACAATCGCACCTATGCTTTAATTGCGGCTTTGTTCGCTGCTGCTGATGGCTTATTTTTAGTCGAGTCGCGCTATGCGTTGAACAACGTTTATTTAGTAATTTTTGGGCTATTAGGACAGTTGTGTTTCTTACTCGCCTTACAGCATAAAAGACAACGCGCGATTTGGCTCGCACTTGCTGGAATTGCTTTCGGCGCAACCATATCAGTCAAGTGGAATGGTTTATGGTTTTTACTAGGAGCTTATGCTATTTGGGCAGCAGCGTGGTTAAATCGGCTATTCCCGCAACATTATAGTCATCACAATGAGTTTATCCAAACAACGCCTTTAGTTAACCTCAGACAAGTCAATCTTTGGCAAGTTGTATTCTATCTAGGTATTATTCCCGTTGCTTTTTATAGCATTCAATGGGTTCCTCACTTGCAACTAAATCCATCTCCGAACTTTTGGGAAGTACAGCAAAAAATATTGACTTATCATCAAAACATTGGTAGCGGTGCGGATGTCCATCCTTATTGTTCTTCTTGGTTCAGTTGGCTGTTCATGATTAGACCCGTAGCCTACTTTTACTACATTGCACAGTCTACAACCGCACCCATATCAATTGTAGGACCACCGCTGCCTGTTAATTACGCTCGTGTAATTTATGACGTTCACGCGATCGGAAATCCCGTTTTATGGTGGCTGTCAACGGTGGGAATTGTCACTTTGTTTTGGAGACTATTAAGGCGTTTAATCACTTGGGTCACTAACACCAAAAAACGTTTATCTTATCGTGCATCAGTTACAGATACTTGGATTGCGCTGTACTTGGTACTAAACTGGTTAGCAAATCTATTACCTTGGGTAAGAGTCACCCGCTGTACATTTATTTATCACTACATGGGGGCTTCAGTCTTTGCGGGACTGGCGATCGCCTGGTTAGTGACTCGTTGGCTACAAAGTTACTCTTTGCTTTTGCGAGGAATCGCGGTGACAATCATTTTCTTGATTTTGGCAGCATTTATCTTTTGGATGCCAATTTATCTTGGTTTACCCTTAACCCCAGAAAGTTATCGATTGCGAATGTGGCTACCTACATGGATCTAA
- the trmB gene encoding tRNA (guanosine(46)-N7)-methyltransferase TrmB: MAPVRVRQHVNPLSQKYQTPIQPLNWEKVYANATQPLHLDIGCGKGRFLLEMATSEPHWNFLGLEIREPLVVEANHLRDELGLCNLHYLFCNVNNSLAPLLSNLAPNILQRVTIQFPDPWFKNRHAKRRVVQPELVAELAEHLVAGGIVFLQSDIKSIAEEMCDRFAAHPAFHRQTRQWLAENPLPIQTEREKSTVSRGEPVYRAVFIRGE, translated from the coding sequence TTGGCACCAGTCCGCGTACGTCAACACGTCAACCCATTATCGCAGAAGTATCAAACACCCATTCAGCCTTTAAATTGGGAAAAAGTATATGCAAATGCAACTCAACCGTTGCACCTAGATATTGGTTGCGGTAAGGGGCGATTTCTATTAGAAATGGCAACAAGTGAGCCACATTGGAATTTCTTAGGGTTAGAAATTCGCGAACCGCTTGTTGTCGAAGCAAATCATTTGCGCGACGAATTAGGACTATGTAACTTACATTACTTGTTTTGTAATGTCAATAATTCGCTAGCACCGCTTTTGAGTAATTTAGCTCCTAACATACTACAACGAGTCACAATTCAATTTCCTGATCCTTGGTTTAAAAATCGTCATGCTAAACGGCGCGTCGTGCAACCAGAGTTAGTCGCAGAGTTAGCAGAACACCTAGTTGCGGGTGGTATTGTCTTTCTGCAATCGGATATTAAATCAATCGCTGAAGAAATGTGCGATCGCTTTGCGGCACATCCCGCTTTTCATCGCCAGACAAGGCAATGGTTGGCTGAAAATCCTTTACCAATCCAAACAGAAAGAGAAAAATCAACCGTGTCACGCGGAGAACCTGTGTATCGGGCGGTGTTTATTAGGGGTGAGTAA
- a CDS encoding metallophosphoesterase family protein, with protein sequence MSLNFRFAVVSDLHIALPHTVWSHPSRFHMVEVSIPALELVFAHLEQQQLDFMLLPGDLTQDGEPDNHAWLQQRLAQLPFPVYVIPGNHDFETAIPGKEAIAASDFPQYYRKFGYENSQQLYYTCQVLPGLRLISLNSNYFNAQGQLIGRVDDQQMNWLQQVLAQTTEDVVLVMVHHNVIEHIPHQSRHQLGRRYMLENAPDLLQLLQEFNVQLIFTGHLHVQDVAQWQNIYEITTGSLVSYPHPYRILQFHQDDGGQNWLKIESHRVEAVPDVPELQEMSRQWIGDRSFPFMIKLLTQPPLNLPQVEAEKLAPHLRYFWADIAAGDALFEFPNFPITAQRYFAEFGAISPEGKPLLIDNNTTLKL encoded by the coding sequence ATGAGCTTAAATTTTCGCTTTGCCGTAGTTAGCGACTTACACATCGCCCTTCCTCACACTGTCTGGAGTCATCCTAGTCGATTTCATATGGTGGAAGTGAGCATTCCTGCATTAGAGCTTGTTTTTGCGCATTTAGAACAACAACAACTCGATTTTATGTTACTACCTGGCGACTTAACCCAGGATGGTGAACCAGACAATCATGCGTGGTTGCAACAGCGTTTAGCACAGTTACCTTTTCCAGTTTATGTTATTCCAGGCAATCACGATTTTGAAACAGCGATTCCAGGCAAAGAAGCGATCGCTGCTAGCGATTTTCCCCAGTATTATCGCAAGTTTGGCTATGAAAATTCGCAGCAACTTTACTACACTTGTCAAGTGTTACCTGGTTTAAGACTCATTAGTTTAAATTCCAACTATTTTAATGCACAAGGACAACTCATCGGGCGCGTCGATGATCAGCAAATGAATTGGTTACAGCAAGTTCTCGCGCAAACTACAGAAGACGTTGTGTTGGTCATGGTACATCATAATGTCATCGAACACATACCGCATCAATCACGCCATCAACTCGGTCGGCGGTATATGTTAGAAAATGCACCGGATTTGTTGCAGCTACTCCAAGAATTTAACGTACAGTTAATTTTTACTGGACATTTGCACGTTCAGGATGTCGCGCAGTGGCAGAATATCTACGAAATTACCACAGGTTCGCTCGTCAGCTATCCTCATCCTTATCGGATTTTGCAGTTTCATCAAGACGATGGGGGTCAAAATTGGTTAAAAATCGAGTCGCATCGTGTCGAAGCTGTACCCGATGTTCCCGAATTGCAAGAAATGTCGCGTCAATGGATTGGCGATCGCAGTTTTCCCTTTATGATCAAGCTATTGACTCAGCCGCCTTTGAACTTACCGCAAGTTGAAGCTGAAAAACTTGCGCCTCATCTCCGCTATTTTTGGGCAGACATTGCAGCAGGAGATGCGCTATTTGAATTTCCTAATTTTCCTATAACTGCACAACGCTACTTTGCAGAATTTGGCGCGATTTCTCCTGAAGGCAAACCACTATTAATTGATAACAATACAACACTAAAACTTTGA
- the msrA gene encoding peptide-methionine (S)-S-oxide reductase MsrA — protein sequence MLFGLGKKLTIPKPEEALPGRAEKMPVPERHYVNGNPLQPPYPEGMEVAMFGMGCFWGAERKFWQQHGVFVTAVGYAGGITPNPTYQEVCSGMTGHNEVVRVVFDPKVVGYEQLLKIFWENHDPTQGMRQGNDVGTQYRSGIYVYSEVQKKLAEASKAAYQQALSAAGYKAITTEILEAPEFYFAEGYHQQYLAKNPNGYCGLGGTNVACPVGVNI from the coding sequence ATGCTGTTTGGATTAGGCAAGAAATTAACCATACCCAAGCCCGAAGAAGCTTTACCAGGGCGCGCCGAAAAGATGCCCGTTCCCGAACGTCACTATGTTAATGGCAATCCTTTGCAGCCTCCCTATCCTGAGGGCATGGAAGTTGCAATGTTTGGTATGGGTTGCTTCTGGGGTGCAGAGCGCAAATTCTGGCAGCAACACGGAGTTTTTGTCACAGCAGTAGGTTATGCGGGTGGCATCACACCCAATCCTACTTATCAAGAAGTGTGTAGCGGCATGACAGGACACAACGAAGTCGTGCGCGTTGTATTTGACCCTAAAGTGGTTGGTTACGAGCAACTATTGAAAATCTTTTGGGAAAACCACGATCCCACGCAAGGAATGCGTCAAGGAAATGATGTCGGTACGCAATACCGTTCTGGGATTTATGTCTACTCTGAAGTACAAAAAAAATTAGCCGAGGCGTCTAAAGCAGCTTATCAACAAGCATTGAGTGCTGCGGGCTATAAAGCAATTACGACAGAAATTCTGGAAGCTCCAGAGTTTTATTTTGCTGAAGGGTATCATCAACAGTATTTAGCGAAGAACCCAAATGGCTATTGTGGCTTAGGTGGAACTAACGTCGCTTGCCCCGTCGGAGTCAACATCTAA
- a CDS encoding hybrid sensor histidine kinase/response regulator, whose amino-acid sequence MSSGGILAAVPLPHNESERLEALRRYNILDTPPEESFDRITALAARLFNVPVALVSFVDEFRAWFKSAHGFDSRQIPRQDTICSIAILSDDVFVVLDTREDPQFACKDFSLREPGIRFYAGAPLITSDGFNLGTICLVDSRPHQDFSLQQRATLADLAAIVVDELELRFAAYKISQLDAALLKITEAVSAATGDAFFTSLVTHLTQALGVEYAFIGELVEPEKENIRTIALYAQERISENIEHSLLNTPCQHVIQQKKPCCYPRNIQAEFPENYLLAQMGVDSYLATPLLNSTGKVLGLLAIMACKPLENIYLAELLLTVFATRATAELERKQAEEERLKLLNRERHYTQQLHGLTEAALAINSALSVEEVLQVITEQARAIIGAHQSVTSMTVNQNWAQAINAVSLSDKYAQWRSYSQKPDGSGIYACVCHLNRPMRMTQAELEAHRRWRGFGIHAAEHPPMRGWLAAPMTGRDGRNIGLIQLSDKYVGEFTQEDEAIIVQLAQMASVAVENARLYAAEQQARTQAETANRLKDEFLAVLSHELRSPLNPILGWSKLLLTHNFDATKTQYALETIERNAKLQSQLIEDLLDVSRILRAKLSLNVAPVDLATVITAAMETVRLAAEVKAIKLITNFEPVGQVLGDANRLQQVVWNLLSNAVKFTAAGGQVEIALNSSDRQAQIRVIDTGKGIESEFLPFVFDYFRQADSTTTRSFGGLGLGLAIVRHLVELHGGSVQAKSPGIGQGATFTVLLPLVTATPPANQENLVVDDVPTLQGIKVLVVDDEADTRDLIVFILEEYGASVRAVTSAKQVIEVFTRGDRADILLSDIGMPEMDGYTLMRTLRSLPQNQSGDIPAIALTAYAGETNHQQILAAGFQKHLAKPVDPAELVKAIAQFVMTTN is encoded by the coding sequence GTGTCTTCTGGAGGTATTTTGGCTGCTGTTCCTTTGCCGCATAATGAATCAGAGCGTCTAGAAGCACTACGTCGCTACAACATCCTTGACACGCCTCCCGAAGAATCATTTGACCGTATTACAGCTTTGGCAGCACGCTTGTTTAATGTGCCTGTTGCGCTAGTTTCCTTCGTTGATGAATTTCGGGCTTGGTTCAAATCTGCGCATGGGTTTGATTCGCGGCAGATTCCTCGCCAAGACACTATCTGTAGTATTGCTATTTTGTCAGATGATGTTTTCGTCGTTTTAGATACTCGTGAAGATCCGCAATTTGCGTGTAAGGACTTTTCATTACGCGAACCAGGAATTCGTTTTTATGCGGGTGCGCCGCTGATCACGAGTGATGGCTTTAATTTAGGTACGATTTGCTTGGTAGATAGTCGACCGCATCAAGATTTTAGTTTACAACAGCGAGCAACACTTGCTGACCTAGCAGCGATCGTCGTTGATGAATTAGAGTTGCGGTTTGCTGCCTATAAAATCTCTCAGTTGGACGCTGCACTATTAAAAATTACTGAGGCAGTATCAGCGGCAACAGGGGATGCATTTTTTACGTCGCTGGTTACACACCTCACCCAAGCACTCGGCGTAGAATATGCATTTATTGGCGAATTAGTCGAGCCAGAAAAAGAGAACATCAGAACGATCGCACTCTATGCTCAAGAACGAATTAGCGAAAATATCGAGCATTCTTTGCTCAACACGCCTTGTCAACACGTTATTCAGCAAAAAAAGCCCTGCTGTTATCCGCGTAATATTCAAGCAGAGTTTCCGGAAAATTATTTACTCGCACAGATGGGAGTAGACAGCTATCTAGCAACTCCACTGTTAAATTCGACTGGTAAGGTGCTGGGATTGCTGGCGATTATGGCTTGCAAACCGCTAGAAAATATTTATCTCGCAGAACTGCTTTTAACAGTCTTTGCAACGCGTGCAACCGCAGAATTAGAGCGTAAACAAGCAGAAGAAGAACGCCTTAAGCTACTCAACCGCGAACGGCATTACACGCAACAGTTACATGGGTTAACCGAGGCAGCACTTGCGATTAACTCTGCGCTTTCGGTAGAAGAAGTACTACAAGTGATCACCGAACAGGCGCGGGCGATTATTGGCGCGCACCAGTCGGTTACGAGTATGACAGTTAATCAAAACTGGGCGCAGGCGATTAACGCGGTCTCCCTTTCTGACAAGTATGCGCAGTGGCGAAGCTACAGTCAAAAACCCGATGGTTCAGGAATTTATGCGTGTGTTTGTCATCTCAATCGCCCGATGCGAATGACGCAAGCTGAACTAGAAGCGCATCGGCGCTGGCGAGGATTTGGGATACACGCGGCGGAACATCCACCAATGCGGGGTTGGCTAGCAGCACCAATGACAGGACGCGATGGACGTAATATTGGGTTAATTCAGTTATCTGATAAGTATGTTGGCGAGTTTACGCAAGAAGACGAAGCGATTATTGTGCAATTAGCACAGATGGCGTCGGTAGCTGTCGAAAATGCTAGATTGTACGCAGCCGAACAACAAGCACGTACGCAAGCAGAAACCGCGAATCGGCTCAAAGATGAATTTCTTGCCGTACTTTCTCACGAATTGCGATCGCCACTTAATCCGATTTTGGGTTGGTCAAAGCTACTTTTAACGCATAATTTTGATGCGACAAAAACTCAGTACGCGCTAGAAACAATTGAACGCAATGCCAAGTTACAGTCGCAACTGATCGAAGACTTACTCGATGTCTCACGAATTCTACGCGCTAAGCTTAGTCTCAATGTAGCTCCCGTAGACCTGGCTACGGTGATTACCGCCGCGATGGAAACAGTGCGCCTAGCAGCGGAGGTCAAAGCAATCAAGCTCATCACCAATTTTGAACCAGTAGGGCAAGTCTTAGGAGATGCTAACCGCTTGCAGCAAGTTGTTTGGAATCTACTCTCTAATGCGGTTAAGTTTACTGCGGCTGGCGGTCAAGTTGAGATTGCACTCAACAGTAGTGATCGCCAAGCACAAATTCGCGTCATTGATACAGGTAAAGGTATTGAGTCTGAATTCTTACCTTTTGTCTTTGACTATTTTCGGCAAGCTGATAGTACGACGACACGCTCTTTTGGCGGGTTAGGGCTGGGACTCGCAATTGTACGTCACTTGGTAGAATTACACGGTGGTAGTGTTCAAGCCAAAAGCCCTGGAATAGGGCAAGGCGCAACTTTTACGGTACTCCTGCCTTTAGTCACTGCAACACCACCAGCGAACCAAGAAAATTTGGTAGTTGACGATGTACCGACGCTGCAAGGAATTAAGGTACTTGTTGTAGATGACGAAGCAGATACCCGCGATTTGATTGTGTTTATCCTCGAAGAGTATGGCGCTAGCGTACGCGCTGTTACGTCTGCAAAACAAGTGATTGAGGTGTTTACGCGCGGCGATCGCGCCGATATTCTTCTTAGTGATATCGGGATGCCCGAAATGGATGGTTATACATTAATGCGGACACTGCGATCGCTTCCTCAAAATCAAAGCGGCGATATTCCCGCGATCGCACTCACCGCCTACGCAGGCGAAACGAACCACCAACAAATCCTCGCGGCTGGCTTTCAAAAACACCTTGCTAAACCTGTCGACCCAGCCGAGTTAGTTAAAGCGATCGCCCAATTTGTGATGACTACTAATTAA